The window GGCTGGGTCTAGGGCTGCTAACTCTGATCTTTTTTGATGCGATTATTAATCTTCAAGCCGAGCAGCTTTGGTTTGAGGAAGTCAACTACCTAGAGGTGTTTTGGCTGCGGCTTAAATCACAGCTGCTGCTCGGCATCATTCCTATTTTGTGCACCTTGGGCTTTACCTGGGGCAACCTGGCGCTGGCCGATCGCGCTCAGCCGATGGAGAAACCTAGCGATCGCCGCGATCAGGCCAGCAGTCTAGGCCTCGGTGGGCTGCTGTTGTTGGGGGTCACCCTGAGCTTTTTGCTGGGCTTGCAGCTGATTTACCAGGGACAAATTGCCGGCGATTTTTGGCAGCAGACCACCACCCTCTACGATTCCACTACACCCCTGGCCCTGTGGCCCAAGCTACAGCTATTTACGGTCGTTGGCCAAATTTTCATTGCTCAGCCCTGGCTGCTGATCGCCCTGGGCATTAGCACCGTGGCCTTTCTGCTTTATCCTCGACAGCTGGGGCGACTGGCGGCCATGCTCATGAGCCTCGGCTACGGGCTAATTTTGGCCAAGCAGTGGCCGGCGGTGCTACTTTCTCTCGACCCGGTGCCCTACGGTCAGACAGAGCCGATCTTCAACCGTGACATTGCTTTCTATATTTTTCGGCTACCGGTGCTGCGCCTGCTCGAATTTTGGGTGGTTGGCGGACTCTTTTTTACTCTGGTCAGCGTGTACCTGGTTTATTTGCTCAGGGATAATACCCTCAGTCAAGGGCGTTTCTATGGCTTTTCAGACGCTCAGCAGCAGCACCTCTACAGCCTGGCTGGACTGCTGTTTTTGGCTACCAGCGTTAGTCACTGGCTAGAGCGCTACGACGTGCTCTATTCCAACGAAGGCGTAGTGTATGGCGCTGGCTACGCCCACGTCAACGTGGTGCTGCCCGCCAACTGGCTGCTGTCGCTCTTTACTCTGGGGTTGGGGCTGGTCTTTCTCAGCCGAGGGCTGCTGTGGACCCCGACATACATCAACCCCATGCGCAAAGGTCCTCCCGCTGGTGTCGCTAAAGCTCCTCAGGGGTGGTGGGTGGGGATGGGGCACGCCAGCCTGCTGATCAAAGGCATCTGTGGCTACCTGGTGTTAACGCTGTTGGGCTTGGTGCTGGTGCCTGCTATAGTGCAACGGCTGATAGTGCAGCCCAACGAACTTCAGCGTGAACGCCCATACATTACTAATTCTATTGCGCTCACCCGCTCGGCTTTTGATTTGGAGGCTATTGAGTCAGAACCCTTTGACTCTAGCGGCAACATCAACGCTGAAGACCTGGAGCAAAACGATCTCACCCTCGAGAATATTCGGCTGTGGGATTCGCGTCCGCTGCTCGATAGCAACCGTCAGCTTCAGCAGATTCGCCTGTACTACGAGTTCAAAGATGCCGACTTCGATCGCTACAACATTTTGAACCAGGACCGCCGCTCTGAGCGCCGCCAGGTGATGATCTCAGCCCGGGAACTCAACTATGAGCGGGTGCCCGAGATTGCCAAAACCTGGGTGAACGAGCACCTGGTCTATACCCACGGCTACGGCTTTACCATGAGCCCGGTGAATACCGCTGGCCCCGACGGGCTACCGACTTACTTTGTTAGCGGCATTAACAACCTACCCAGTAATGATGAGGTGCGCCAGAGCATTCCCATTGGGGAGCCGCGCCTATATTTTGGGGAGCTCACCGACACCTACGTCATGACCAACACCCAACTGCTGGAGCTTGACTACCCCAGCGGCAACGAGAATGTCTATACCTCCTATCTAGGCCGGGGCGGCATCAATCTGGGCAGCATTTGGCGGCGGCTGTTGTTTGCCCGCTACCTGCTCGACTGGCGCATGCTGTTTACCGAAGACTTTACTGCCGATACGCGACTGCTGTTTCGCCGCAACATTGCCGATCGCGTGCGGGCGATCGCGCCTTTTCTACGCTTTGACACCGACCCCTACCTGGTGGCCGCTGACATTGGTAACGCCTCGCGGCGGTGGGGCACTGGTCCGGTCCACGGCAGCCGTCCTCCGAGCACGGTCAGCTTTGAGGGCTTTCGCGATCGCGACCCCAACCTCACCGTCGAAAACTACGATTCCCAAGACACCGAGGGCTACCTCTACTGGGTGATCGACGCCTACACTGTCAGCGGTCGCTACCCCTACTCTGACCCCGGCGACAACGATTTCAACTACATTCGCAATTCGGTCAAGGTAGTAGTTGACGCCTACAACGGAGCAATCAGCTTCTTTATCGCTGACCCCAACGACCCCATCACTCAAACCTGGAGTCAGCTGCTGCCCGCCATGTTTGAGCCGCTAGAGGCCATGCCCGATAGCCTGCGCACCCATATCCGTTATCCGCAGGATCTGTTTTCGGTGCAGGCCGACTCGCTCATGACCTACCACATGACTGATCCCCAGGTGTTTTACAACCGGGAAGACCAGTGGCGCGCCCCCAGCGAAATCTACGCTAAAGAGTCACAACAGGTCGAGCCCTACTACCTAATCATGAAGTTGCCCCAGGAAGACACCGAGGAGTTTGTGCTGCTGCGGCTGTTCACCCCGGCCCAGCGCAACAACCTCATTGCCTGGCTGGCTGCGAGGTCGGATGGCGATCGCTACGGGCTGCGGCTGCTCTACCGTTTTCCCAAGCAGGAGCTGGTGTTTGGCCCCGAGCAGATCGAGGCCCGCATTAACCAGGATCCCGAAATTTCTCAGCGCATTTCCCTTTGGGATACCCAGGGATCCCAGGCCCAGCAGGGCAATTTGCTGGTGATTCCCATCGAACAGTCGCTGATCTACGTGGAGCCCTTGTACCTCGTGGCTGAGCAAAATCAGCTACCCACCCTGACTCGGGTGATTTTGGTTTACAAAAACCGTATTGCCATGGCTCCCACGCTACAAGCGGTGCTGTCGGCGGTGTTTTTAGAGGAGCCCGAACCAGCGACCCCAATTTTGCGCGAGCTGGGGGCAGAGACTCCTGAAACCGACCCACTGCAACCCCTGCCGGGTATAGACACCCCCATCGGGGCTCCGGCGGAGGGGGGCTTGTTGGAGGGACTGCCGGAGGGGGAGTGACTGCTTAGGGTCGATCTAAAAACTGCGCCAGCAGCTCTTTGGCGGGCTCTACCATCGCCCAGGTGCCATCGGCCTGGCGGCGGAGGGTGGCGAAGGCCACGGTGTTGCCGCTGCCAATGGTCTCACCCTGGGACAGGTCGCCCAGCTTCACCTGGCGCAGCCCGCAGAGGCGAAACAGGTAGGCCGGCACATCTGGGCTCGACAAAATGATGCACTGGTCGGCGTTGCCTTCGGCAGGTTGCACCTGACCATCAAACGGCATAAACACTCGATTGCCCTTGAGATCGACCGTAATGTCGCCTAGGCCGCTCTGTACTGAGTATCCTGCCAGGCGATCGCCGGGCTGCAGCGCCCACTTTTGGTGCAGGGTGACGTTGCGCGGGCTGGGCTCTGGGCGAGAACCGGAGCAGGCCGTAGTCAGCAGCACGAGGGCCAGAGTCATTCCCTGCCAAGGCCTCCACCCTAACTGATGGCCGCTGTCTATCCTCGTCCTTGACTCTGTCTTGGCGCCCATTGCTCGTCGGCTATAAATACACATGAACTTTAGTTCATTTATACTGAATATGCCATTATTTTTTGGGATAGATAGGGGCATAGCCCAATTGCGTCTAGAGCAGGCCAAGGCGCTAGGATATTAGGGCCATTTGGAGGCCCGCTGTGTTTTTTAGCGTTGTTACCCCCGCCTACAATCGCCAGCCCATTCTCGAAAAGTGCTTGCGTGCCCTTGAGAACCAGGTCTTTGACTCCGCCCTAATTACTGACTACGAACTGGTAGTGGTAGATGACGGCTCTACCGATGGCACGATCGAGTGGCTACAAGCCGCTGCTGCCGAGTTTCCCCACGTGCGGCTAGTGGAGCGTCACCACCAAGGGGCGGCGGCGGCCCGCAACTACGGAGTGCAGGTGGCCCAGGGAGACACTATTGTCTTTGTGGACAGCGATGTGATTATGCCGCCGGGCAGTCTCCAAGCCCACGCCCAGGCCCTAGCCGACGCCTACCAGCGGTTAGGAGACGATCGCGTATTCACCGCCGGTCGCTTGGTCAATACCAGCAACTTTGAACAGCCCACCGCCGAACCCGTCAAGGTGACGGATTTCTCCAACGCCTTTTTTGATACGGCTA is drawn from Leptolyngbya subtilissima AS-A7 and contains these coding sequences:
- a CDS encoding UPF0182 family protein, with product MITKAFAKSLPRWGWLGLGLLTLIFFDAIINLQAEQLWFEEVNYLEVFWLRLKSQLLLGIIPILCTLGFTWGNLALADRAQPMEKPSDRRDQASSLGLGGLLLLGVTLSFLLGLQLIYQGQIAGDFWQQTTTLYDSTTPLALWPKLQLFTVVGQIFIAQPWLLIALGISTVAFLLYPRQLGRLAAMLMSLGYGLILAKQWPAVLLSLDPVPYGQTEPIFNRDIAFYIFRLPVLRLLEFWVVGGLFFTLVSVYLVYLLRDNTLSQGRFYGFSDAQQQHLYSLAGLLFLATSVSHWLERYDVLYSNEGVVYGAGYAHVNVVLPANWLLSLFTLGLGLVFLSRGLLWTPTYINPMRKGPPAGVAKAPQGWWVGMGHASLLIKGICGYLVLTLLGLVLVPAIVQRLIVQPNELQRERPYITNSIALTRSAFDLEAIESEPFDSSGNINAEDLEQNDLTLENIRLWDSRPLLDSNRQLQQIRLYYEFKDADFDRYNILNQDRRSERRQVMISARELNYERVPEIAKTWVNEHLVYTHGYGFTMSPVNTAGPDGLPTYFVSGINNLPSNDEVRQSIPIGEPRLYFGELTDTYVMTNTQLLELDYPSGNENVYTSYLGRGGINLGSIWRRLLFARYLLDWRMLFTEDFTADTRLLFRRNIADRVRAIAPFLRFDTDPYLVAADIGNASRRWGTGPVHGSRPPSTVSFEGFRDRDPNLTVENYDSQDTEGYLYWVIDAYTVSGRYPYSDPGDNDFNYIRNSVKVVVDAYNGAISFFIADPNDPITQTWSQLLPAMFEPLEAMPDSLRTHIRYPQDLFSVQADSLMTYHMTDPQVFYNREDQWRAPSEIYAKESQQVEPYYLIMKLPQEDTEEFVLLRLFTPAQRNNLIAWLAARSDGDRYGLRLLYRFPKQELVFGPEQIEARINQDPEISQRISLWDTQGSQAQQGNLLVIPIEQSLIYVEPLYLVAEQNQLPTLTRVILVYKNRIAMAPTLQAVLSAVFLEEPEPATPILRELGAETPETDPLQPLPGIDTPIGAPAEGGLLEGLPEGE